The following proteins are encoded in a genomic region of Cryptomeria japonica chromosome 11, Sugi_1.0, whole genome shotgun sequence:
- the LOC131040032 gene encoding palmitoyl-acyl carrier protein thioesterase, chloroplastic — protein sequence MMMETMAFRHLSSASDLGTPKSIKMSQTSYYAKPAVFRRLPRQHKMMKVVVNVQKAPKLVNGFSKPKGTELFETSWVNESGLKDISGLAENGFNRAGRLIEGRMVYREKFFIRSYEVGADMTGSIETVFNLLQESAVNHAYVGGVCRDGFGSTHEMARLNLIWVVTRMQVQVDRYPCWGNVVEIDTWIASSGKNSMRRDWLVRDSETGSIIARATSTWVMMNKETRKLMKFPEAVKKEICPYYLERSAIAQTDVKKLEKIAEGSAQYVLSGLTPKWRDLDTNCHVNNVKYVGWVLESVPVYILESHELASITLEFRRECGQSHVIQSLTSVDNDEASSDSTSAPGVSHCSGVNKKCLNALHLLRLQDSRVELVRGRTEWRSKTRNIN from the exons ATGATGATGGAAACCATGGCTTTCAGGCATCTGAGTTCAGCATCTGATTTGGGTACCCCCAAATCCATCAAGATGTCACAAACTAGTTATTATGCAAAGCCTGCGGTGTTCAGAAGATTGCCAAGGCAACATAAGATGATGAAAGTTGTTGTCAATGTTCAAAAAGCCCCTAAATTAGTGAATGGCTTCAGTAAGCCCAAGGGCACAGAGCTGTTTGAAACATCATGGGTTAATGAGTCTGGTTTGAAGGATATTTCAGGATTAGCAGAAAATGGATTCAACAGGGCTGGGAGACTTATAGAAGGGCGTATGGTTTATAGGGAGAAGTTTTTTATTAGGTCTTATGAGGTGGGGGCAGACATGACTGGCTCAATTGAGACAGTTTTCAATCTTCTTCAG GAAAGTGCAGTGAACCATGCATATGTAGGAGGAGTTTGCAGAGATGGATTTGGGTCTACCCACGAAATGGCTCGTCTAAATCTCATCTGGGTTGTCACTCGCATGCAAGTTCAAGTTGATCGTTATCCTTGTTG GGGTAATGTTGTGGAAATTGATACTTGGATAGCTTCATCCGGGAAGAACAGTATGAGGCGTGACTGGCTTGTTCGTGACTCTGAAACTGGCAGCATAATTGCACGAGCTACCAG CACCTGGGTTATGATGAACAAAGAGACCAGAAAACTCATGAAATTCCCAGAAGCAGTGAAAAAGGAGATATGCCCATATTATTTAGAAAGGTCAGCGATTGCACAAACAGATGTCAAAAAGCTCGAGAAAATTGCTGAAGGTTCTGCTCAATATGTTCTTTCCGGTTTGACA CCCAAATGGAGGGACCTGGACACAAATTGTCATGTGAACAACGTCAAATACGTGGGTTGGGTTTTAGAG AGTGTGCCAGTGTATATTCTAGAGAGCCATGAACTGGCAAGCATTACCTTGGAATTCAGAAGAGAATGCGGGCAATCACACGTCATCCAATCCCTTACCAGCGTGGACAATGACGAGGCATCTTCCGATTCAACGTCAGCGCCAGGTGTTTCACATTGTAGTGGAGTAAACAAGAAGTGTTTAAATGCATTACACTTGCTTCGATTGCAAGATAGCAGAGTTGAACTTGTGAGAGGACGTACAGAATGGAGATCGAAGACGCGCAATATTAACTGA
- the LOC131040030 gene encoding heavy metal-associated isoprenylated plant protein 45-like — MPIVEMEVHMDCSECERKIRRALSNIEGVHSVGIDIEKQKVSVSGYVDEMTVLEAVRNATGKRAELWAYPYSSEYNPSYATRYFQQSSTCSSTCNYGQNNGTVQDCYESGTPSSFSSPSTVIMDDKATTLFSDENPHACSVM; from the exons ATGCCG ATCGTAGAAATGGAAGTGCACATGGACTGCAGCGAATGTGAAAGGAAGATACGCAGGGCATTGTCAAACATTGAAG GGGTGCATTCAGTGGGCATAGATATTGAGAAACAGAAAGTAAGTGTGAGTGGGTATGTGGATGAAATGACTGTTTTGGAAGCAGTGAGGAATGCCACTGGTAAAAGAGCAGAGTTGTGGGCTTATCCATACAGCAGTGAATACAATCCAAGTTATGCTACTCGTTATTTTCAGCAGAGCAGCACTTGTTCTTCCACATGTAACTATGGGCAGAATAATGGGACTGTGCAAGACTGCTATGAATCAGGAacaccttcttctttttcttctccctcCACTGTGATAATGGATGACAAAGCAACCACCTTGTTCAGTGATGAAAATCCTCATGCCTGTAGTGTTATGTAA